In Nerophis lumbriciformis linkage group LG01, RoL_Nlum_v2.1, whole genome shotgun sequence, the genomic stretch atgcatactgaggtgatgtgtggattagtgacagacaatttaaaacatatcaaacacttattttacagacaattttactcatgtatttgtctcctcctcatacttttccatgatcggcctcatcccatggctgctgtaccctgctgactggcttagtcgagttgtgaagctgcatataagttcattgatagacaacggtctttaatgtcagaggccaagccttaactgatgcaaaaatcacactgtaatgctgactttgaggctactacatcagggtttgttgatactgggaattgaaccctgatctcccaggggaaagggcaaggtttggtgtgttgggccagggagctggcatgatggtggctgtcatgtgtgagttaagagctggttgctccatggattgcaccacatggtctggtctttcctgcctacaaaccaggtgtgacataccaatagtgattactgtgaacagaacagaacaaagaagaacaggagagagaacagaagaaacttccgagaatcaaggtgagctaaatataatatcttatttcagcaagcttgaccctagctgaggacttttatggtaaaaggtggactaagcatttgttttttgttatgttttgttcgtttgcttatttctttgttttcttgtagaaaacaaacaaacaaattgtattgtggacaaagctctgctgagagctgccataacaaaataggttacaatatatctgtacaattaatctgaaatcatcctaaaaaggttatcgtagttgttattttaatgaaataatatagtataaattgtcaatgttagaaggagctttaacgttgtcggtagcggcgttgcggtcgccatctagctagtctttggagggatgggtgggctggtgagcaccatggatctaatacatccatgttgagcacacactaatgtgcgggtaggaggagcagggggactgggcttgagcttggtctccaacatagtggtagcagaaagataacacaagacgaaggttacagagaggatgattcttcgatattatataacttttaaaaaaaacatgtacacctcatcttaatggttacctcttactatattgcttgtcatttttcttgaatgcatataggctcaggagagtgaagaatgtagagaggatgaaaggagcattgaagctcatatcaatgaaatgtctacagagatgcttaaggtacacccagatctgaactctttaaaggagagaatgagacgaacctatgcataccgaaagaccttcatggcaactgccaaggcagaggaaatcatcgaaaagtttcccgcactgaagcttcctaaaatagttggtatcttcaagcattgaattgaccatatttaattgtatgtgtattatttaatttatgatcatcaagtattttgagatgacactttttatccctccttacagcttctgtgggagatgaaggagcaattccttgtagaagctgatcgcagaatggtcacagagctggatcgaatggcaacgaagacggttcaaagagcatctatgtgtgacctaaaggactgctgccagagggcaatcaatgcctgcctggatgattcagtaagacgaggtatctaggcctatatgtgtatctataggagccacaatctgtatttctgaaaacaaaaaatattacagaatatttGTATTTCCTTaggactcattagggatgcagcaattctactgctgccttccattttcagagaggactcatcctttctatacactctactggaggtaaatactgcatttaaggtcaagatttaggaattggtactatccatattatggcaacattgagtcattttgctgttttcacggcaggttttatttactgacatgtatctgtttttattgcataggagccaagcgtgcctactccagcaatcatgctccataacacacacgaggggaaccctttgcaggcacaaaggataaccctatacctggatggtatacaggttttgactgaggacagcagcatggacatatcatatgctatgagtgcattaatgtcactctattttgtttttgctgtccagtacccaaaggaactgagaaaaactcttattttcattgaaagatttgtgttggggatcaaggaccacaatgttgtacccatttcagtgaagagactatacaactgtgtcggaagtggggagtagtgagtagatgtgttgcagcatgggatttcatgctttatgttcttgttaatggtcaaattcctgctgctgccctttgtttgtacatattgattaaaaaaatatcccttatttaatacatattttggaccaatacattttgtttgattttggcatagtgatgtctctagatttccattattgttacaatacgtaacattttgagtacttattacataacactgaaaagtatttcaacattatttaaatcaatgtgaaaactttgtgggattccctcactttctcatgattctgttccactgtcacaattagtacatacagtatgtacactgattcttttcattggaccatgcattattttattgtttgtagatagcttacaataaggcacagtaaatgcagtaagtgcaccttggattgattgaactaaaactattttgtgtctctttctgccatgtcaccattgctggagatttatttacacaaattcacctactgaggacagcatgatgtgtctggcctgtcatgttgctgattccactggacctatgctgacttttgacctgttctcccctgggacctacacagcctctcctgttttgttggactatctttaaataaatgtttttctcattaaaatgttttgaatgtttgttcaatgtcaacatgataaatgaccacaatataatatgaactaaactgatctgtagaatacaatatggttctttatagaaccctcagaagacaagacggttatcggtgaaaacctttgaaaagggatgcttttagaaccccctgtgtcaggtctagatgaaacccttgaaacatgaaagggttcttagtggaactccctgcgtgggttctttgtagaacctctcatggggggttctgggtggaaccttacacacacagttctaggtataaccctccaaaagggttccaggtggaacctttataaacaGGTTCTACctagagccaaaaagggttctcctatgaggacgagccgaagaaccttatatggttctacttagcacttttatttctaagagtgtacctgGGCCGGGCGGCAGCTGTTCTACGGTCTGATGTCGGCTTGCTGGTGCTGCATTTGGTGGCCGGTTGGTGTCAAGATTGGAGTTGGCtcgttgccatacttgccaaccttgaaacctccgatttcgggaggtggggggttgggggcgtggtcgggggcgtggttgggggcgtggttaagaggggaggagtatatttacagatagaattcaccaagtcaagtatttcctatatatatatatatatatatatatatatatatatatatatatatatatatatatatatatatatatatatataggaaatacttgactttcagtgaattctagctatatatatttatatatatatatatatatatatatatatatatatatatatatatatatataaataacagaaatacttgaatttcagtgttcatttatttacacatatacacataacacttatctactcattgttgattgaagggttgaattgtccatccttgttctattctctgtcactatttttctaaccatgctgaacaccctctctgacgatgcattgctgtgtgacacgcaacaaaagtgctttcatcaaatgcactatagtctggaatcttccatctcacccgagcatggcccaaaaccggtcaatctttgcttcctgaggaagatcttcactgccaagcacttggtagtccactacttcttctcggaggctatccaggtccaatcgcagctgcggcttggaacttacaagcgtatttcttcatcttactcgtcgtcgccacggctgtatcttcctcgttcttctgcttcgtctccttgttgtgtgcgcagttgtgcactgcactctctaaaagccgtagatgttattgtcacatatgcatgtacagtagatggcagtattgtcctgtttaagagtgtcacaacattgctgtttacggcagacaaactgctttacggtagacgaaaacgtgactgctgttgttgtgtgttgttaccgcgctgggaggacaataatgaaactgcctaacaataaacccacataagaaaccaagaactcgccctagatcattctacagttataacgtgattcggcaggcacgctgtttatatcgtgggaaagcggacgtgaaaacaggctgtcgacacgtcactcaagtccgcatggagctccgcctgaatttcaggagattttcgggagaaaatttgtcccgggaggttttcgggagaggcgctgaacttcgggagtctcccggaaaatccgggagggttggcaagtatgctcgttGCGCAGTTGTGACCGGGCCAGATGGTGGAGGCCGAGCTGGATTGAGCCAAGCCGAACTGGAGCTAGCCTAGTTTAGCTAGCTTAACAGCTCGCTGGTTAGCTCGATGATCAGGGAATCTGCGTCGAGAGTGAGCAGCAGTGATGTTGCATTAAATGGGAAAAGGACGAGCACAAGCATGAGCAAGGCAGCGAGCCAAATTATGACCCCTTTTATGCACCTTATAATGCAATGTGCCTTTTGTATTACAATAGACCTGATTAGACCCGCTCTAAAGTCAAGCACCAGTTATATAATTTCTTAATCATCAGGATTTTCTATTTGTTACTATGATTTTCTACCAATAAATGTAATACCTTTTTCTCGATTGCTGCCCCTTCTAAATCAATATACCATTTAATTGTGTTATTTAAGCATTAGCTGGATTCCAATAGTCACTGCAAGGCAACAATATTTTGTAAAATTGATTTCCCCTGCTGCGTAAGGCTGTGTATTTTGGCAAGCCCGCCAATCATAACCCATTAAAAGTCCCTTGTGAAAGTCTGCCAAATACAGCAATCACTAACGCCGATTTCCTTGTGTCGTAATATTTTCTAGCCTGCAGGTAATTGAGCGGttcaatggggggggggggggattccaTTCATGTAGCAGTCGGCGGAGTCATCGCCGTCATTTCAACTCTTCTCGTCTTCTCTTATCCAGAAAAACAACATCAGCAGTGTTGCAGTCTCAccaaagacacacacactcacacactcacacacacactcacacacacacacacacacacacacacacacacacacacacacacacacacacacacacacacacacacacacatgtacacacacacactggcgcaTACAGATGCTGGTTAATCAGCTGTGTAAAGTACCATGTCTATCTTTCAATTTCCTCCCATTAGGGCAGACGCTGGCTTGATTAGAACCTTAATCTCCTGCGATTCAGCCATTATAGAATGAGAAAGATGTATTCACACATGCCTACACACTTTCACACCTAGCTAGATAAAAGTCTGCTGCAGCACtggatgtttttttctttctctccCGCGATTAGGAGTTTTATTGTTCATTATTGTCGTATCCTCTGTCTAATTTGTGGCACCTTTGGGCCTTTTCAGATAAACTCGGTTGCTGCGGAAGTTTTTCCTCCAATTTGTGCTCACATAAATTAAAGCTCATTCCGTAAAAGCTGGTTTGAGTGCTACACCGGAGGATCAGAGGATGGGTCTTCCTGTAATCTCTTCATATCCTCATGTACACACAGATAGGGGGTTGAGGCCTGGGCTTCCACTGAAAAAGAAACAACTTTTCCAAAGCAAAACAAGCCCGGGGAATAATCAGAAGAGAACAAAGCCTCTCTCTGCTGGCTGAATCGACTTCCATTCATTATCACTTAGCGGGATGttagttaatttaaaaaatgaataaataaatgtttggaCAGAGGAAGCATGGGGCAGGAAGTGCAGGTGAAtcaaacaaaagaagaaaaaaaaccgtCTTGAGTTCTGGCCCATTTCCTCCAAGGACAATAACCCCCATCTTGTTTAACAACTCACCCGTTAGGGACTATTAGACTCATTTTAATTGGTTTCCACTTTAATTGCCCAGGTGGAAGGAGGGGGTCTCCTTATGCTCTTAAAGTTAGCCATGCCAAAATCATCTTAAGACCCTAtttgtatgtctgtgtgtgtgagcATACAAGGGGATGCTGATTTTGGGATTTTTGTAAGGGATTGTCTTTGGTTGAATAAATGATCTTAGCAAGACTGCGAAAAAGTTTCTTAGTCAGATTGATGTCTGTAAGCAGCGGGAGAGATGGAGCTGTCCTGTTGGATGTTCAGGCAATCACATAATGGCCTGAGACAATTAGCCTCCTGCTATTAGTACATTGGTACCAATGGCCTGC encodes the following:
- the LOC133613575 gene encoding uncharacterized protein isoform X3; this translates as MSTEMLKVHPDLNSLKERMRRTYAYRKTFMATAKAEEIIEKFPALKLPKILLWEMKEQFLVEADRRMVTELDRMATKTVQRASMCDLKDCCQRAINACLDDSDSLGMQQFYCCLPFSERTHPFYTLYWRSQACLLQQSCSITHTRGTLCRHKG
- the LOC133613575 gene encoding uncharacterized protein isoform X1; the protein is MSTEMLKVHPDLNSLKERMRRTYAYRKTFMATAKAEEIIEKFPALKLPKILLWEMKEQFLVEADRRMVTELDRMATKTVQRASMCDLKDCCQRAINACLDDSVRRGLIRDAAILLLPSIFREDSSFLYTLLEEPSVPTPAIMLHNTHEGNPLQAQRITLYLDGIQVLTEDSSMDISYAMSALMSLYFVFAVQYPKELRKTLIFIERFVLGIKDHNVVPISVKRLYNCVGSGE
- the LOC133613575 gene encoding uncharacterized protein isoform X2 is translated as MSTEMLKLLWEMKEQFLVEADRRMVTELDRMATKTVQRASMCDLKDCCQRAINACLDDSVRRGLIRDAAILLLPSIFREDSSFLYTLLEEPSVPTPAIMLHNTHEGNPLQAQRITLYLDGIQVLTEDSSMDISYAMSALMSLYFVFAVQYPKELRKTLIFIERFVLGIKDHNVVPISVKRLYNCVGSGE